One segment of Leptospirillum ferrooxidans C2-3 DNA contains the following:
- the ilvN gene encoding acetolactate synthase small subunit: protein MSDIQKHFIQVVVENKFGVLSRVAGLFSARGFNIDSLSVAPGIDPTVSQMTIETQGDDHVVEQIVKQLNKLIDVIKVVDLSEFSFLCRETLLIRVNTARPGDREEAFRISEIFRARIVDSSPTTYTIEVTGDTEKIEAILNFLKPLGIKEIIRSGKIAIAREEQHGGHKPSKHSIEGEYSHHR from the coding sequence ATGAGTGATATACAGAAACATTTCATACAGGTAGTTGTTGAAAACAAGTTTGGTGTTCTTTCCAGAGTCGCAGGTCTTTTCAGCGCAAGAGGTTTCAATATCGACAGTCTCTCCGTCGCACCGGGAATTGATCCGACCGTTAGCCAGATGACAATCGAGACACAGGGTGATGACCACGTTGTGGAACAGATTGTCAAACAGCTGAACAAACTCATTGACGTCATAAAGGTTGTGGATCTGTCAGAGTTCTCTTTTCTTTGCAGGGAAACCCTTCTGATCAGGGTCAATACCGCCCGTCCTGGAGACAGGGAAGAAGCCTTCCGGATTTCCGAGATTTTCCGGGCGAGAATCGTTGACTCCTCTCCGACAACCTATACGATAGAGGTTACCGGCGATACCGAAAAGATAGAAGCCATCCTGAATTTCCTGAAACCCCTTGGAATCAAGGAAATCATTCGTTCAGGAAAAATTGCGATCGCCAGAGAAGAACAACATGGGGGCCATAAACCTTCAAAACATAGTATTGAGGGGGAATATTCCCATCATCGCTAG